From one Micromonospora siamensis genomic stretch:
- a CDS encoding ABC transporter ATP-binding protein: MASGTSRDVLGRGMAVLGRAIREQPRIFAVAVAGSVLFGSMVIASAYVVGGVVGEVVVPAVARGSVGVGALALAATALFGISVLRVVGIFGRRLGAGYMQYRLQAAYRRRVTRRYLELPLSWHHRNATGTLLSNANSDVEAAWYPIAPLPFAVGTLVMLVGAVVSLFLTDWALALVGLAVFPALFALNVVYSRRMAPRQARAQRLRAEVSGIAHESFDGALVVKTMGREAQETDRFAARAHELRDALISVGRLRGVFDPMLETLPSLGTLAVLVVGAFRLRAGAITVTELVSVAFLFTVLAFPVRAIGWVLAELPRSVAGWDRVRRVLDATGEMPYGTRRLDPAEPRPATLAFDDVHFGYEPAEAHLPGAQVLGEVGFTVPAGKTVALVGPTGAGKSTVASLAVRLVDPDSGTVTLDGVDLRELTAESLARTVALVAQVPFVFDDTVRANISLDRPGVGDDDVWAALRLAEADGFVAALPDGLDTMVGERGTSLSGGQRQRLTLARALAGRPRLLVLDDATSAVDPRVEAAILAGLRGGTPDGAAASILVVAYRRATIALADEVIYLEQGRVLARGTHTELLATVPGYADLVTAYEQAEQEREQNRTYDEVAPLTSGLEIEVDR, encoded by the coding sequence GTGGCGAGCGGGACGAGTCGGGACGTACTCGGCAGGGGAATGGCGGTCCTCGGCCGGGCGATCCGGGAACAGCCGCGGATCTTCGCGGTGGCCGTGGCCGGCAGTGTGCTCTTCGGCTCCATGGTCATCGCCAGCGCGTACGTGGTCGGCGGGGTGGTCGGCGAGGTGGTGGTGCCGGCGGTCGCCCGCGGCTCGGTCGGGGTCGGCGCGCTGGCGCTGGCCGCCACCGCGCTGTTCGGGATCAGCGTGCTGCGGGTGGTCGGCATCTTCGGCCGGCGGCTCGGCGCCGGCTACATGCAGTACCGGCTCCAGGCCGCCTACCGCCGCCGGGTCACCCGCCGCTACCTTGAGCTGCCGCTGTCCTGGCACCACCGCAACGCCACCGGCACCCTGCTCTCCAACGCCAACTCCGACGTCGAGGCCGCCTGGTACCCGATCGCCCCGTTGCCGTTCGCCGTCGGCACCCTGGTGATGCTGGTCGGCGCCGTGGTGTCGCTCTTCCTCACCGACTGGGCCCTCGCCCTGGTCGGCCTGGCGGTCTTCCCGGCGCTGTTCGCGCTCAACGTCGTCTACTCCCGCCGGATGGCGCCCCGACAGGCCCGCGCCCAGCGGCTGCGCGCCGAGGTCAGCGGCATCGCGCACGAGAGCTTCGACGGCGCGCTGGTGGTCAAGACCATGGGCCGCGAGGCGCAGGAGACCGACCGGTTCGCCGCCCGCGCCCACGAGCTGCGCGACGCGCTGATCTCCGTCGGCCGGCTGCGCGGCGTCTTCGACCCGATGCTGGAGACCCTGCCCAGCCTCGGCACGCTGGCCGTGCTGGTGGTCGGCGCGTTCCGGCTCCGGGCGGGCGCGATCACCGTCACCGAACTGGTCAGCGTCGCCTTCCTCTTCACCGTGCTGGCCTTCCCGGTGCGGGCCATCGGCTGGGTGCTGGCCGAGCTGCCGCGCAGCGTCGCCGGCTGGGACCGGGTGCGCCGGGTGCTGGACGCCACCGGCGAGATGCCGTACGGGACGCGCCGGCTCGACCCGGCCGAGCCGCGCCCGGCCACGCTCGCCTTCGACGACGTGCACTTCGGGTACGAGCCGGCCGAGGCGCACCTGCCCGGCGCCCAGGTCCTCGGCGAGGTCGGCTTCACCGTGCCGGCCGGGAAGACGGTGGCCCTGGTCGGGCCCACCGGTGCCGGCAAGTCCACCGTCGCGTCGCTGGCCGTCCGGCTGGTCGACCCCGACTCCGGCACGGTCACCCTGGACGGGGTGGACCTGCGCGAGCTGACCGCCGAGTCGCTGGCCCGCACGGTCGCGCTGGTCGCCCAGGTGCCGTTCGTCTTCGACGACACCGTCCGGGCCAACATCAGCCTGGACCGCCCCGGCGTCGGCGACGACGACGTCTGGGCGGCGCTGCGGCTGGCCGAGGCCGACGGCTTCGTCGCCGCGCTGCCCGACGGGCTGGACACCATGGTCGGCGAGCGGGGCACCTCGCTCTCCGGCGGCCAGCGGCAGCGGCTGACCCTGGCCCGGGCCCTGGCCGGCCGGCCCCGGCTGCTGGTGCTCGACGACGCCACCAGCGCCGTCGACCCGCGGGTGGAGGCGGCCATCCTGGCCGGGCTGCGCGGCGGCACCCCCGACGGGGCGGCCGCGTCGATCCTGGTGGTCGCCTACCGGCGGGCCACCATCGCCCTGGCCGACGAGGTGATCTACCTGGAGCAGGGCCGGGTGCTGGCCCGCGGCACCCACACCGAGCTGCTGGCCACCGTGCCCGGGTACGCCGACCTGGTCACCGCGTACGAGCAGGCCGAGCAGGAGCGCGAACAGAACCGGACGTACGACGAGGTGGCGCCGCTGACCTCGGGCCTGGAGATCGAGGTGGACCGGTGA
- a CDS encoding TIGR03085 family metal-binding protein: MPRYARAEREALADLMLELGPDAPTVAEGWTTRDLAAHLIVRERRPDAAGGIVLPPLREYAEKVRRRTAARPYADLVAQVRRPPVWSPVSNPLTDELVNTMEFFLHHEDVRRARPGWLPRDLPAGESAVLWKRAALLARMGLRRFPADLLVQAPGFGETRLGRGGDRLRLVGAPGELALFLSGRQRVARVQVDGSPAAAERLRAADLGL; this comes from the coding sequence ATGCCGCGGTACGCCAGAGCCGAGCGCGAGGCGCTCGCCGACCTGATGCTGGAACTGGGACCGGACGCGCCGACCGTCGCCGAGGGTTGGACGACCCGGGACCTGGCCGCCCACCTGATCGTCCGCGAGCGGCGGCCGGACGCCGCCGGGGGCATCGTGCTGCCGCCGCTGCGGGAGTACGCCGAGAAGGTGCGCCGGCGCACCGCCGCCCGCCCCTACGCCGACCTGGTGGCGCAGGTGCGCCGCCCGCCGGTGTGGAGCCCGGTCAGCAATCCGCTGACCGACGAGCTGGTCAACACGATGGAGTTCTTCCTCCACCACGAGGACGTGCGCCGGGCCCGCCCCGGCTGGCTGCCCCGCGACCTGCCGGCCGGCGAGTCGGCGGTGCTGTGGAAGCGGGCGGCGCTGCTGGCCCGGATGGGGCTGCGCCGGTTCCCGGCGGACCTGCTGGTCCAGGCGCCCGGCTTCGGCGAGACGCGGCTGGGTCGGGGCGGCGACCGGCTGCGGCTGGTCGGCGCGCCGGGCGAGCTGGCGCTGTTCCTGTCCGGTCGGCAGCGGGTGGCCCGGGTGCAGGTGGACGGTTCCCCGGCGGCGGCCGAGCGGCTGCGGGCGGCCGACCTCGGCCTCTGA
- a CDS encoding terpene synthase family protein: MEIDAQRRTLLLAPPIPSGGAAGSTMRSFAVSVLREPPFVPRRHDAMGVVAGESAGWARDLGLVHTPAGLRRLRAADPADLAARACPEAPVDRLRLLTDLITWLFVMDDACDEDGLGASPVRLAPVVALLLEVLDRHGDGSVAPPAGAGPLGVALDDVCRRVRDRRQPAALLRLISQLREYLLALLWEAANREHRRVPGSAEYVQMRRHTGGARPAFTLTDLARDRWPGPAGRADPGMAALDALAADLVCWCNDLFSYGKEQSRLPDAHNLVSTIAGEDGLDEETALRAAADRYNAGLAAYAAREAVLAAAGNEAVRDFLTTRRDWIRATYDWSLAATRYA; encoded by the coding sequence ATGGAAATCGATGCCCAGCGCCGTACGCTGCTCCTCGCGCCACCGATCCCCTCCGGTGGCGCGGCAGGGAGCACCATGCGGAGCTTCGCGGTCTCGGTCCTGCGCGAACCCCCCTTCGTGCCGCGCCGGCACGACGCCATGGGCGTGGTGGCCGGGGAAAGCGCCGGATGGGCGCGCGACCTGGGCCTGGTCCACACCCCGGCCGGACTGCGCCGGTTGCGCGCCGCCGACCCGGCCGACCTGGCCGCCCGGGCCTGTCCGGAGGCGCCCGTCGACCGGCTGCGCCTGCTGACCGACCTGATCACCTGGCTGTTCGTGATGGACGACGCCTGCGACGAGGACGGCCTGGGCGCCAGCCCGGTCCGGCTGGCGCCCGTGGTCGCCCTGCTGCTGGAGGTGTTGGACCGGCACGGTGACGGGAGCGTCGCGCCGCCCGCCGGGGCCGGCCCGCTCGGTGTCGCGCTGGACGACGTGTGCCGGCGGGTGCGCGACCGCCGGCAGCCGGCCGCCCTGCTGCGCCTGATCAGCCAGTTGCGGGAGTACCTGCTGGCGCTGCTCTGGGAGGCGGCCAACCGGGAGCACCGGCGGGTGCCCGGCTCCGCCGAGTACGTGCAGATGCGCCGGCACACCGGCGGCGCCCGCCCCGCCTTCACCCTCACCGACCTGGCCCGCGACCGGTGGCCCGGCCCGGCCGGGCGGGCCGACCCGGGGATGGCCGCCCTCGACGCCCTCGCCGCGGACCTGGTCTGCTGGTGCAACGACCTGTTCTCCTACGGCAAGGAACAGAGCCGGTTGCCGGACGCGCACAACCTGGTCAGCACGATCGCCGGTGAGGACGGGCTGGACGAGGAGACAGCGCTGCGGGCGGCGGCCGACCGGTACAACGCCGGGCTGGCCGCGTACGCCGCCCGGGAGGCGGTGCTGGCGGCGGCCGGCAACGAGGCCGTCCGCGACTTCCTGACCACCCGGCGGGACTGGATCCGGGCCACCTACGACTGGTCCCTGGCGGCCACCCGGTACGCCTGA
- a CDS encoding AMP-dependent synthetase/ligase: protein MALDVPYRSIPDMFLKRVAASPDRHAFAHPAPDDSGPVWLTWAQVGQRARAVAAGLHGLGVGLEDPVAILANTRIEWVIADFGIMCAGGATTTVYPTTEPEDATYIVADSGSRVLFAENPAQAAKISGAQLPRLTHVVLFDGAADPDAPIPQLTLAELEERGAQALAAEPDLIDMLVAGIGPDHLATLIYTSGTTGRPKGVELLHGGWCWEGVAQCEVGLLRDDDLQYLWLPLSHSFGKTLLCGATHVGLPTYVDGRVDKLVDMLAVVKPSLMCGAPRVFEKVYNKSVTTAQDAGGAKAKIFAWAVRTGKEKVGLEQAGKPVPAGLRLRYALAEKLVFSKIQQRLGGRIRVLVSGAAPLSQEIATFFAAANLPISEGYGLTETSAGNFVNPPDGLRIGTVGRAMGDLECRIDTDGEILVRGRPVMRGYHNLPEETAAAFTDDGFFRTGDIGSLDDDGYLRITDRKKDLVKTSGGKYIAPSHIEGMFKAICPYTSQAIVIGQARNYCTMLVTLDPDAIAGWAAGGPLEGRPYAEIVASDEAREMVEGYVAELNGKLNRWETIKKVAILPRDLTIEHGEITPSLKIKRRGVESNFAAEIDKMYAGTLAEL, encoded by the coding sequence ATGGCTCTCGATGTACCGTACCGCTCGATCCCCGACATGTTCCTCAAGCGCGTCGCGGCGTCCCCCGATCGGCACGCCTTCGCCCACCCGGCCCCCGACGACTCGGGACCGGTCTGGCTGACCTGGGCGCAGGTCGGGCAGCGGGCCCGGGCGGTCGCCGCCGGGCTGCACGGGCTCGGTGTCGGCCTGGAGGACCCGGTGGCCATCCTGGCGAACACCCGCATCGAGTGGGTGATCGCCGACTTCGGCATCATGTGCGCCGGCGGCGCCACCACCACGGTCTACCCGACCACCGAACCCGAGGACGCCACCTACATCGTCGCCGACTCGGGCTCCCGGGTGCTCTTCGCCGAGAACCCGGCCCAGGCCGCGAAGATCTCCGGCGCGCAGCTGCCCCGGCTGACCCACGTAGTGCTCTTCGACGGCGCCGCCGACCCGGACGCGCCGATCCCGCAGCTCACCCTCGCTGAGCTGGAGGAGCGCGGCGCCCAGGCGCTGGCCGCCGAGCCGGACCTGATCGACATGCTGGTCGCCGGCATCGGTCCGGACCACCTGGCCACGCTGATCTACACCTCCGGCACCACCGGGCGCCCCAAGGGCGTCGAGCTGCTGCACGGCGGCTGGTGCTGGGAGGGCGTGGCCCAGTGTGAGGTGGGGCTGCTCCGCGACGACGACCTGCAGTACCTCTGGCTCCCGCTGTCCCACTCGTTCGGCAAGACGCTGCTCTGCGGCGCCACCCACGTCGGCCTGCCCACCTACGTCGACGGTCGGGTGGACAAGCTGGTCGACATGCTGGCCGTGGTGAAGCCGTCACTGATGTGCGGGGCGCCCCGGGTCTTCGAGAAGGTCTACAACAAGTCGGTCACCACGGCGCAGGACGCGGGCGGAGCGAAGGCGAAGATCTTCGCCTGGGCGGTCCGCACCGGCAAGGAGAAGGTCGGGCTGGAGCAGGCCGGCAAGCCGGTCCCGGCCGGGCTCAGGCTGCGCTACGCGCTGGCCGAGAAGCTGGTGTTCAGCAAGATCCAGCAGCGCCTCGGCGGCCGGATCCGGGTGCTGGTCTCCGGCGCCGCGCCGCTGAGCCAGGAGATCGCCACCTTCTTCGCCGCGGCCAACCTGCCCATCTCCGAGGGGTACGGCCTGACCGAGACCAGCGCGGGCAACTTCGTCAACCCGCCCGACGGGCTGCGGATCGGCACCGTCGGCCGGGCGATGGGCGACCTGGAGTGCCGGATCGACACCGACGGCGAGATCCTGGTCCGCGGCCGGCCGGTGATGCGCGGCTACCACAACCTGCCCGAGGAGACCGCCGCCGCGTTCACCGACGACGGCTTCTTCCGCACCGGCGACATCGGCAGCCTCGACGACGACGGCTACCTGCGGATCACCGACCGGAAGAAGGACCTGGTCAAGACCTCCGGCGGCAAGTACATCGCGCCCAGCCACATCGAGGGCATGTTCAAGGCCATCTGCCCGTACACCTCGCAGGCGATCGTCATCGGTCAGGCCCGCAACTACTGCACGATGCTGGTCACCCTCGACCCGGACGCGATCGCCGGCTGGGCGGCCGGCGGGCCGCTGGAGGGCCGGCCGTACGCCGAGATCGTCGCCTCCGACGAGGCCCGGGAGATGGTCGAGGGCTACGTCGCGGAGCTCAACGGCAAGCTCAACCGCTGGGAGACCATCAAGAAGGTGGCGATCCTCCCCCGCGACCTGACCATCGAGCACGGCGAGATCACCCCGTCGCTGAAGATCAAGCGCCGGGGCGTGGAGAGCAACTTCGCCGCCGAGATCGACAAGATGTACGCCGGCACCCTCGCGGAGCTGTAG
- a CDS encoding low temperature requirement protein A, whose translation MTDSTRRAARMRVMTEGASVTPLELFFDLVFVYALTQVTALMAADLTWPGLGRGMLVLALLWWCWCCYAWLGNTVRADEGVVRLALFAVIATMFVVAATIPEAFVDLTGGLSGPVVFASCYLVVRVLHLVIYWYAARGDAGLRRQLLRAAWPMLAGATLLFTAALLPQQLSDDPGRIGTLRTLLWVLALAVDYGGIMVIGAAGWQIFSAAHWTERHGLIIIVALGESLVGIGVGITALPISWPIIVASFLGVAVAAALWWAYFDVVSIAAERVLARAQGAQRAALGRDSYTYLHLPMVAGIILLALGFKKVLAYVGDGTHHSLADPLHGLGLLALYGGVVLYLLGHLGFRLRNMHSVNWPRVVAMVLLVALLPVADHLPALAALALLALVCGAMVVAEVVLFGAARRQLRDEFLDEHGAGGPPGR comes from the coding sequence GTGACGGACTCCACGCGGCGCGCGGCGCGGATGCGGGTGATGACCGAGGGCGCCTCGGTGACCCCGCTGGAACTCTTCTTCGACCTGGTCTTCGTCTACGCGCTCACCCAGGTGACCGCGCTGATGGCGGCCGACCTGACCTGGCCTGGACTGGGTCGGGGCATGCTCGTGCTGGCCCTGCTCTGGTGGTGCTGGTGCTGCTACGCGTGGCTGGGCAACACGGTGCGGGCGGACGAGGGCGTGGTCCGGCTGGCCCTGTTCGCGGTGATCGCCACCATGTTCGTGGTCGCGGCCACCATCCCGGAGGCCTTCGTCGACCTGACCGGCGGGCTCTCCGGCCCGGTGGTCTTCGCCTCCTGCTACCTGGTCGTCCGGGTGCTGCACCTGGTCATCTACTGGTACGCCGCCCGGGGCGACGCCGGCCTGCGCCGGCAGCTGCTGCGGGCGGCCTGGCCGATGCTGGCCGGCGCCACGCTGCTGTTCACCGCGGCCCTGCTGCCCCAGCAGCTCAGCGACGACCCCGGGCGGATCGGCACGCTGCGCACCCTGCTCTGGGTGCTCGCCCTCGCCGTCGACTACGGCGGCATCATGGTGATCGGCGCGGCCGGCTGGCAGATCTTCTCGGCGGCGCACTGGACCGAACGGCACGGCCTGATCATCATCGTCGCGCTCGGCGAGTCGCTGGTCGGGATCGGCGTCGGCATCACCGCGCTGCCCATCTCCTGGCCGATCATCGTGGCGTCGTTCCTCGGCGTGGCGGTGGCGGCGGCGCTGTGGTGGGCGTACTTCGACGTGGTGTCCATCGCCGCCGAGCGGGTGCTGGCCCGGGCGCAGGGCGCGCAGCGGGCCGCGCTGGGCCGGGACTCCTACACCTACCTGCACCTGCCCATGGTCGCCGGGATCATCCTGCTCGCCCTGGGTTTCAAGAAGGTCCTGGCGTACGTCGGCGACGGCACCCACCACTCGCTCGCCGACCCGCTGCACGGGCTGGGCCTGCTCGCCCTCTACGGCGGCGTGGTCCTCTACCTGCTCGGGCACCTGGGCTTCCGGCTGCGCAACATGCACTCGGTGAACTGGCCCCGGGTGGTGGCCATGGTACTGCTGGTGGCGCTCCTGCCGGTCGCCGACCACCTGCCGGCGCTGGCCGCCCTGGCCCTGCTCGCCCTGGTCTGCGGCGCGATGGTGGTGGCCGAGGTGGTGCTCTTCGGGGCGGCCCGCCGGCAGTTGCGCGACGAGTTCCTCGACGAGCACGGCGCCGGCGGCCCGCCCGGCCGGTGA
- the yczR gene encoding MocR-like transcription factor YczR, with product MTSQVRGAQLARLLGQWHALPGRRRSPDYAALAAAVRGLLADGRLPLGVRLPAERELAEALRISRTTVTAAYRQLRETGHLASRRGAGSWTMLPGTHRVASTGLWTPQDDRDMIDLGVAALAAPAQLLPAARAATEDLPRYLCGAGYHPTGIIELREAIARSYTERGLPTSPEQIMVTSGTQHALDLVLRLALAPGGSVLVESPTYPNALAALAARRARITTHGLAADGGGWDADLLLASLRQSRPKVAYLIPDFQNPTGHLMPAELRERVVGAAHAAGTDLVIDESFVDLPLDGTPLPPPVAAFDRHSRVISIGGMSKPYWGGLRIGWVRASAPQVQRLAAARVGVDMASPVLDQLVAVHLLADAPAIVADRRAQLATQRDALLDALAQRLPDWRVTVPRGGVTLWVELDGPISSALARAAEEVGVRLAPGPRFGLDGTLERFLRLPFTLPADDLAEAVGRLAAVRYDLDRAGRPAWREATVIA from the coding sequence ATGACGAGTCAGGTGCGTGGGGCCCAATTGGCCCGCCTGCTGGGTCAGTGGCACGCGCTTCCCGGCCGCCGGCGCAGCCCGGACTACGCCGCGCTCGCCGCCGCGGTCCGCGGCCTGCTCGCCGACGGCCGCCTCCCCCTGGGAGTACGCCTGCCCGCCGAGCGGGAGCTGGCCGAGGCGCTGCGGATCAGCCGGACCACGGTGACCGCCGCGTACCGGCAGCTGCGCGAGACCGGCCACCTGGCCAGCCGGCGCGGCGCGGGGAGCTGGACCATGCTCCCGGGCACCCACCGGGTCGCCAGCACCGGACTGTGGACCCCGCAGGACGACCGGGACATGATCGACCTGGGCGTCGCCGCGTTGGCCGCCCCGGCGCAGCTGCTGCCCGCCGCCCGGGCCGCCACCGAGGACCTGCCCCGCTACCTGTGCGGCGCCGGCTACCACCCGACCGGGATCATCGAGCTGCGCGAGGCGATCGCCCGGTCGTACACCGAGCGGGGACTGCCGACCAGCCCCGAGCAGATCATGGTGACCAGCGGCACCCAGCACGCGCTGGACCTGGTGCTGCGGCTGGCCCTGGCCCCCGGCGGCAGCGTGCTGGTCGAGTCGCCCACCTACCCCAACGCGCTGGCCGCGCTCGCCGCCCGCCGGGCCCGGATCACCACCCACGGCCTGGCCGCCGACGGCGGCGGGTGGGACGCCGACCTGCTGCTGGCCAGCCTGCGGCAGTCCCGGCCCAAGGTGGCCTACCTGATCCCGGACTTCCAGAACCCCACCGGACACCTGATGCCGGCCGAGCTGCGCGAACGGGTGGTCGGCGCCGCGCACGCCGCCGGCACCGACCTGGTGATCGACGAGTCCTTCGTCGACCTGCCGCTGGACGGCACCCCGCTGCCGCCGCCGGTCGCCGCCTTCGACCGGCACAGCCGGGTGATCAGCATCGGTGGCATGAGCAAGCCGTACTGGGGCGGGCTGCGGATCGGCTGGGTCCGCGCGTCCGCGCCGCAGGTGCAGCGGCTGGCCGCCGCCCGGGTCGGCGTGGACATGGCCAGCCCGGTGCTGGACCAGCTGGTCGCGGTGCACCTGCTCGCCGACGCCCCGGCCATCGTGGCCGACCGCCGGGCCCAGCTCGCCACCCAGCGCGACGCCCTGCTCGACGCCCTGGCGCAGCGGCTGCCCGACTGGCGGGTCACCGTCCCCCGGGGCGGCGTGACGCTCTGGGTCGAGCTGGACGGGCCGATCTCCAGCGCGCTCGCCCGGGCCGCCGAGGAGGTCGGCGTACGCCTGGCGCCCGGCCCCCGGTTCGGCCTGGACGGCACCCTGGAACGCTTCCTGCGGCTGCCCTTCACCTTGCCCGCCGACGACCTGGCGGAGGCGGTCGGTCGGCTCGCCGCGGTCCGCTACGACCTGGACCGGGCCGGCCGTCCGGCGTGGCGGGAGGCCACCGTCATCGCCTGA
- the yczE gene encoding membrane protein YczE gives MAPIGNLRHRPARRLTQLYAGLVLYGVSMAMMIRSDLGLDPWDVFHQGLSLRTGLSFGTVTIAVGALVLLLWIPLRQRPGLGTISNVLVIGLVVDATAALLPAGLPLPARIALLVGGIVANGAATGLYIGARLGPGPRDGLMTGYVARRPGRSIRLVRTVIEVTVLALGWLLGGTVGLGTVAYAVGIGPLTQLFLPPFTVADPPTPDPTPATVPAPVRPMWRV, from the coding sequence ATGGCTCCGATTGGCAATCTCCGGCACCGGCCCGCCCGCCGGCTGACCCAGCTCTACGCCGGCCTGGTCCTGTACGGGGTCAGCATGGCGATGATGATCCGCTCCGACCTGGGCCTGGACCCGTGGGACGTGTTCCACCAGGGGCTGTCGCTGCGCACCGGGCTCTCCTTCGGCACCGTCACCATCGCCGTCGGCGCGCTGGTGCTGCTGCTCTGGATCCCGCTGCGGCAACGACCCGGGTTGGGCACGATCAGCAACGTGCTGGTGATCGGGCTGGTCGTGGACGCCACCGCGGCCCTGCTGCCGGCCGGTCTGCCCCTGCCGGCCCGGATCGCCCTGCTGGTCGGCGGGATCGTCGCCAACGGCGCCGCCACCGGCCTCTACATCGGCGCCCGGCTCGGCCCCGGTCCGCGCGACGGCCTGATGACCGGTTACGTGGCCCGTCGCCCCGGCCGGTCGATCCGACTGGTCCGTACGGTCATCGAGGTCACCGTGCTGGCGCTGGGCTGGCTGCTCGGCGGCACCGTCGGGCTCGGCACCGTCGCCTACGCGGTGGGCATCGGACCGCTGACCCAGCTCTTCCTGCCGCCGTTCACCGTCGCCGACCCGCCCACCCCGGACCCCACGCCGGCCACCGTCCCGGCCCCCGTACGACCAATGTGGAGGGTGTGA
- the hisF gene encoding imidazole glycerol phosphate synthase subunit HisF, with protein MTVAVRVIPCLDVDAGRVVKGVNFLDLRDAGDPVELAAAYDRAGADELTFLDVTASSSDRGTMLDVVRRTAESVFIPLTVGGGVRQVADVDTLLRAGADKVGVNTAAIARPELIAEIADRFGRQVLVLSLDVRRAPAGTTPSGFEVTTHGGRRGTGVDAVQWAARGAELGAGEILLNSMDADGTKAGFDLALIEAVRAVVDVPVIASGGAGQVAHFPPAIGAGADAVLAASVFHFGELTVGEVKDALRGAGHPVR; from the coding sequence ATGACGGTGGCGGTACGGGTGATTCCGTGTCTGGACGTGGACGCCGGTCGGGTGGTCAAGGGGGTCAACTTCCTCGACCTGCGCGACGCCGGTGACCCGGTGGAGCTGGCCGCGGCGTACGACCGGGCCGGCGCGGACGAGTTGACCTTCCTCGACGTCACCGCCTCCTCCAGCGACCGGGGCACCATGCTCGACGTGGTGCGGCGCACCGCCGAGTCGGTCTTCATCCCGCTCACCGTCGGCGGCGGCGTACGCCAGGTCGCCGACGTGGACACCCTGCTGCGCGCCGGTGCGGACAAGGTCGGGGTGAACACCGCCGCGATCGCCCGGCCGGAGTTGATCGCCGAGATCGCCGACCGGTTCGGCCGGCAGGTGCTGGTGCTCTCGCTGGACGTGCGGCGGGCGCCGGCCGGCACCACGCCCAGCGGCTTCGAGGTGACCACCCACGGCGGTCGCCGGGGCACCGGCGTCGACGCGGTCCAGTGGGCCGCGCGTGGCGCCGAGCTGGGCGCGGGGGAGATCCTGCTCAACTCGATGGACGCCGACGGCACCAAGGCCGGCTTCGACCTGGCCCTGATCGAGGCCGTCCGCGCGGTGGTCGACGTGCCGGTGATCGCCAGTGGCGGCGCCGGGCAGGTGGCGCACTTCCCCCCGGCGATCGGCGCCGGCGCGGACGCGGTGCTGGCGGCCAGCGTCTTCCATTTCGGTGAGCTGACCGTCGGCGAGGTCAAGGACGCCCTGCGCGGCGCCGGTCACCCGGTCCGCTGA
- a CDS encoding NADP-dependent oxidoreductase, with the protein MSTNREIHLASRPQGWPTAENFRLVETEVPTPGAGQIVVRNRFMSVDPYMRGRMNDVKSYVPPFALDAPLDGGAIGEVVASEAEGFKPGDTVLHGLGWREYALLDARAARAVDPSLAPVSAYLSVLGMTGLTAYAGLLDVAEMKPGETVFVSGAAGAVGSMVGQIAKLRGAARVVGSAGSAAKVERLKALGFDAAFDYHDGPVYEQLKAAAPDGVDVYFDNVGSDHLEAAIGAMNLHGRAAICGMIAQYNSTEPPAAPRNLALVIGKRLTLRGFLVGDHGHLREQFVQEMAGWLRDDKISYDETVVEGIENAPQAFLGVLRGENLGKMLVRV; encoded by the coding sequence ATGAGCACCAACCGTGAGATCCACCTGGCCTCCCGCCCGCAGGGTTGGCCCACCGCCGAGAACTTCCGCCTCGTGGAGACCGAGGTGCCCACCCCGGGCGCCGGTCAGATCGTGGTCCGCAACCGGTTCATGTCGGTCGACCCGTACATGCGCGGCCGGATGAACGACGTGAAGTCGTACGTGCCGCCGTTCGCGCTCGACGCGCCCCTCGACGGTGGCGCGATCGGCGAGGTGGTGGCGAGCGAGGCCGAGGGCTTCAAGCCCGGCGACACCGTGCTGCACGGCCTCGGCTGGCGCGAGTACGCGCTGCTCGACGCCAGGGCCGCCCGCGCGGTCGACCCGAGCCTGGCCCCGGTCAGCGCCTACCTCAGCGTCCTCGGCATGACCGGGCTGACCGCGTACGCCGGCCTGCTCGACGTGGCCGAGATGAAGCCCGGCGAGACGGTCTTCGTCTCCGGCGCGGCCGGCGCCGTGGGCAGCATGGTCGGCCAGATCGCCAAGCTGCGCGGCGCCGCCCGGGTGGTCGGCAGCGCCGGCTCCGCGGCCAAGGTCGAGCGGCTGAAGGCGCTGGGCTTCGACGCCGCCTTCGACTACCACGACGGCCCGGTGTACGAGCAGCTCAAGGCCGCCGCCCCGGACGGCGTCGACGTGTACTTCGACAACGTCGGCTCCGACCACCTGGAGGCCGCCATCGGCGCGATGAACCTGCACGGCCGGGCCGCGATCTGCGGCATGATCGCGCAGTACAACTCCACCGAGCCGCCGGCCGCCCCGCGCAACCTGGCCCTGGTGATCGGCAAGCGGCTCACCCTGCGTGGGTTCCTCGTCGGTGACCACGGCCACCTGCGCGAGCAGTTCGTGCAGGAGATGGCGGGCTGGCTGCGCGACGACAAGATCTCCTACGACGAGACGGTCGTCGAGGGCATCGAGAACGCCCCGCAGGCGTTCCTCGGCGTGCTGCGCGGCGAGAACCTCGGCAAGATGCTCGTCCGGGTGTGA